A genomic window from Paramormyrops kingsleyae isolate MSU_618 chromosome 23, PKINGS_0.4, whole genome shotgun sequence includes:
- the LOC140581884 gene encoding speedy protein A-like isoform X2, translated as MARCAHFRRQHLIQQEAQDPSRQDCSGPEQQEESIVMEQQEMAAFFTLLDDDLIQDFLCMDSCYKMTDKYLLAMTFIYFRRAHFTPSEQTRMNFFIALYLANMMEEEEMGTRFEIFPWALGETWTSQFPTFLKKKDQLWARMEYRTAVSSRCCEEVMAIVPSHSLWKRERPEHHSGAQRHYDREGLQRPRGPSAAPIACTLCDRRTIQTQEPCASEHAGSPESSAQGGEAEEDGALVRINEERGSKRTRDGQLKDHSCCPDPLEGPSHPDPRGRPQDLGFPSGAHVGALVPGWIIVQPGFYMIQPHFWIPASWPGLPAPQP; from the exons ATGGCGAGGTGCGCGCACTTCAGGCGCCAGCACCTCATTCAGCAGGAGGCACAAGATCCATCCAGGCAAGACTGCAGCGGCCCGGAGCAGCAGGAGGAATCCATCGTCATGGAGCAGCAGGAAATGGCTGCTTTCTTCACACTGCTAG ATGATGATCTGATCCAGGATTTCCTCTGCATGGACTCCTGCTATAAGATGACTGACAAG TACCTGCTGGCGATGACGTTCATCTACTTCAGGAGAGCTCACTTCACTCCTAGTGAGCAGACGAGGATGAACTTCTTCATCGCCCT CTATCTTGCTAACAtgatggaggaggaagagatgggAACCAGGTTTGAGATTTTCCCCTGGGCCTTGGGTGAAACCTGGACAAGTCAGTTTCCCACCTTCCTGAAGAAGAAGGACCAGCTCTGGGCACGGATGGAGTACAGGACTGCTGTCAGCTCCCGCTGCTGTGAGGAG GTGATGGCCATCGTACCCTCCCACTCTCTGTGGAAGCGGGAGCGCCCCGAACATCACAGCGGGGCTCAGCGTCACTACGACAGAGAGGGCCTTCAGCGGCCCCGGGGCCCATCTGCTGCACCCATCGCCTGCACGCTCTGCGACAGGAGGACCATCCAGACCCAGGAACCTTGTGCTTCTGAGCACGCAGGGAGCCCAGAGT CCAGCGCACAAGGCGGAGAAGCAGAAGAGGATGGAGCCCTGGTCCGGATCAATGAAGA AAGAGGCTCAAAGAGAACACGGGATGGACAGCTGAAGGACCACAGTTGCTGCCCAGATCCACTGGAAGGTCCAAGTCATCCTGACCCTAGAGGAAGGCCGCAGGACCTTGGATTTCCCTCTGGGG CACACGTTGGAGCCCTCGTTCCAGGCTGGATCATCGTGCAGCCGGGATTTTATATGATACAG CCCCATTTCTGGATCCCTGCTTCCTGGCCTGGGCTTCCAGCTCCTCAACCGTGA
- the LOC140581884 gene encoding speedy protein A-like isoform X1, producing the protein MARCAHFRRQHLIQQEAQDPSRQDCSGPEQQEESIVMEQQEMAAFFTLLDDDLIQDFLCMDSCYKMTDKYLLAMTFIYFRRAHFTPSEQTRMNFFIALYLANMMEEEEMGTRFEIFPWALGETWTSQFPTFLKKKDQLWARMEYRTAVSSRCCEEVMAIVPSHSLWKRERPEHHSGAQRHYDREGLQRPRGPSAAPIACTLCDRRTIQTQEPCASEHAGSPESSAQGGEAEEDGALVRINEERRGSKRTRDGQLKDHSCCPDPLEGPSHPDPRGRPQDLGFPSGAHVGALVPGWIIVQPGFYMIQPHFWIPASWPGLPAPQP; encoded by the exons ATGGCGAGGTGCGCGCACTTCAGGCGCCAGCACCTCATTCAGCAGGAGGCACAAGATCCATCCAGGCAAGACTGCAGCGGCCCGGAGCAGCAGGAGGAATCCATCGTCATGGAGCAGCAGGAAATGGCTGCTTTCTTCACACTGCTAG ATGATGATCTGATCCAGGATTTCCTCTGCATGGACTCCTGCTATAAGATGACTGACAAG TACCTGCTGGCGATGACGTTCATCTACTTCAGGAGAGCTCACTTCACTCCTAGTGAGCAGACGAGGATGAACTTCTTCATCGCCCT CTATCTTGCTAACAtgatggaggaggaagagatgggAACCAGGTTTGAGATTTTCCCCTGGGCCTTGGGTGAAACCTGGACAAGTCAGTTTCCCACCTTCCTGAAGAAGAAGGACCAGCTCTGGGCACGGATGGAGTACAGGACTGCTGTCAGCTCCCGCTGCTGTGAGGAG GTGATGGCCATCGTACCCTCCCACTCTCTGTGGAAGCGGGAGCGCCCCGAACATCACAGCGGGGCTCAGCGTCACTACGACAGAGAGGGCCTTCAGCGGCCCCGGGGCCCATCTGCTGCACCCATCGCCTGCACGCTCTGCGACAGGAGGACCATCCAGACCCAGGAACCTTGTGCTTCTGAGCACGCAGGGAGCCCAGAGT CCAGCGCACAAGGCGGAGAAGCAGAAGAGGATGGAGCCCTGGTCCGGATCAATGAAGA AAGAAGAGGCTCAAAGAGAACACGGGATGGACAGCTGAAGGACCACAGTTGCTGCCCAGATCCACTGGAAGGTCCAAGTCATCCTGACCCTAGAGGAAGGCCGCAGGACCTTGGATTTCCCTCTGGGG CACACGTTGGAGCCCTCGTTCCAGGCTGGATCATCGTGCAGCCGGGATTTTATATGATACAG CCCCATTTCTGGATCCCTGCTTCCTGGCCTGGGCTTCCAGCTCCTCAACCGTGA